One stretch of Lacrimispora sphenoides DNA includes these proteins:
- a CDS encoding FtsX-like permease family protein, with protein MYRKIIINDVRKSKLITITITAFILLAAMLTSLAAILSVNLFSAINNMMLKAQTPHFMQMHSGDIDMERLSAFADTEKNVEDFQVLSFLNIEGAEIVIDENSLAGSVQDNGLSVQSKLFDFLLDLDGNIIYPAKGEIYVPIYYMKQGMTSIGDSITIHGVSFTVAGFLRDSQMNASMISSKRFLINESDFEKIREFGKLEYLIEFRFSDSSAVSAFESGYIAAGLPANGPPAITHSLFKLVNALDDGMMIVMLILISVLVIMINFLCIRFTLIAKIEEDYREIGVLKAIGLQVGSIKKLYLAKYGALAGIASITGFISSLFAKEPLMENIRLYMGESSSSGLGTAFGMVGSGVIFFVVVLYVNGVLGRFKKVSAAEAIRFGAPQSGAKAAKSFRLSGSRGLPPNIFLGIKDVLSRKKLYSTMLLVLVISSFLMIVPQNIYNTISQRNFMTYMGIGECDMRIDIQQTNDIAGKTAEIAAVMAWDTDIKKYTVLTSYMFDMQMEDSTTEKLKVELGDQSVFPIEYSAGRAPQSESEIAISSLVAGDLEKGLNDIIMLIIDGQEKRLTISGIYSDITNGGKTAKAVFKTSQDSILWSIIPVKLQADAATDEKITRYKEQFSYAKVSDIDEYIGQTFGGIADAVKKASYAAIAAAAILTVLVTLLFMKMLVTKDRYSIAVLKSLGFKEADICRQYMVRPAVVLAAGVLIGTVLANTLGELVGIGLISTFGASTFRFDINPLFAYLFSPALMAVCVYLATRFGISDISGLKISEYIKE; from the coding sequence GTGTACAGAAAAATAATAATAAACGATGTAAGGAAAAGCAAACTGATTACAATCACCATAACCGCGTTTATTTTACTTGCGGCAATGCTTACCTCCCTTGCCGCGATATTATCGGTGAATTTGTTCTCTGCGATCAACAACATGATGTTAAAAGCTCAAACGCCGCATTTTATGCAGATGCACTCCGGCGATATTGATATGGAACGGCTTTCTGCTTTTGCAGATACGGAAAAGAATGTAGAAGATTTTCAGGTGCTTTCCTTTCTCAACATTGAGGGCGCAGAGATTGTCATTGATGAAAACTCCCTCGCAGGTTCCGTGCAGGATAACGGCCTTTCGGTGCAGAGCAAACTCTTTGATTTTCTGCTGGATTTGGATGGCAATATAATTTATCCGGCCAAAGGAGAGATCTATGTTCCCATTTACTACATGAAGCAGGGGATGACAAGTATTGGCGACAGCATAACCATTCATGGTGTTTCCTTTACGGTAGCTGGTTTCCTGCGGGATTCTCAAATGAACGCTTCCATGATTTCCTCCAAGCGGTTTCTTATCAATGAAAGTGATTTTGAAAAAATCAGGGAATTTGGAAAGCTGGAGTATCTGATAGAGTTCCGCTTCAGCGACAGTTCCGCTGTTTCCGCTTTTGAATCCGGCTATATTGCCGCAGGACTTCCGGCAAACGGGCCTCCCGCCATCACCCATTCGCTGTTTAAGCTGGTAAATGCCCTTGATGACGGTATGATGATAGTGATGCTTATCCTTATCAGTGTCCTTGTAATCATGATCAATTTCCTGTGCATACGTTTTACCCTGATTGCCAAGATAGAAGAGGATTACCGGGAAATTGGCGTATTAAAAGCCATCGGCCTGCAGGTTGGAAGCATCAAAAAGCTTTATCTGGCGAAGTATGGCGCTCTCGCTGGAATTGCCAGTATAACTGGATTCATCTCGTCTCTGTTCGCAAAAGAGCCTTTGATGGAGAATATTCGCCTGTATATGGGCGAGAGCAGCAGTTCCGGCCTCGGCACGGCATTTGGAATGGTAGGCTCAGGGGTTATCTTTTTCGTGGTGGTGCTTTATGTGAACGGCGTTCTGGGCCGCTTCAAAAAAGTATCAGCGGCAGAGGCCATACGCTTTGGAGCACCCCAGAGTGGCGCCAAAGCTGCGAAAAGCTTTCGGCTATCCGGCAGCAGGGGACTCCCGCCGAATATTTTTCTTGGCATAAAGGATGTGCTTTCCCGAAAAAAGCTTTACAGCACAATGCTTTTGGTGCTTGTTATTTCCTCGTTTCTGATGATTGTGCCTCAGAATATTTATAATACCATCTCCCAAAGAAACTTTATGACTTATATGGGCATTGGCGAATGTGATATGCGAATTGATATCCAGCAGACGAACGATATTGCGGGAAAAACAGCGGAGATAGCCGCTGTGATGGCGTGGGACACAGATATTAAAAAATACACGGTGCTGACCAGTTATATGTTTGATATGCAGATGGAGGACAGCACCACTGAAAAGCTCAAGGTGGAACTTGGCGACCAATCAGTGTTCCCTATTGAGTATTCAGCCGGCAGAGCGCCGCAGAGCGAATCGGAAATCGCTATTTCATCATTAGTTGCGGGCGATCTCGAAAAAGGGCTAAATGACATTATCATGCTCATTATTGACGGTCAGGAGAAGCGGCTTACCATAAGCGGGATATATTCTGATATCACCAATGGCGGCAAGACGGCAAAGGCCGTTTTTAAAACCAGTCAGGACAGTATTCTATGGAGCATTATTCCGGTAAAATTACAGGCTGATGCTGCCACAGATGAAAAGATAACCCGATACAAGGAGCAGTTTTCCTATGCCAAGGTATCAGATATAGATGAATACATCGGCCAGACCTTTGGCGGGATTGCTGATGCGGTTAAAAAGGCTTCTTACGCCGCCATTGCCGCTGCCGCAATACTCACCGTGCTGGTCACTCTTCTCTTTATGAAAATGCTTGTGACAAAGGATAGATATTCTATCGCCGTTTTAAAATCCCTCGGCTTTAAAGAAGCAGATATTTGCCGGCAATATATGGTGAGACCGGCTGTCGTACTGGCCGCCGGCGTTTTAATAGGAACTGTCTTGGCAAACACTTTGGGAGAACTGGTGGGCATCGGTTTGATTTCAACCTTCGGTGCATCCACGTTCCGTTTTGATATAAACCCGTTGTTTGCATACCTGTTTTCCCCCGCTTTAATGGCGGTTTGTGTCTATCTGGCAACACGGTTTGGAATTTCGGATATCTCCGGCCTGAAGATATCGGAATATATAAAGGAGTAG
- a CDS encoding DUF2087 domain-containing protein, with product MKKLFDRKSLWQAGPEELMSGYYEDDDSVYCLICNEHYTKGEIYSYDGHFYDAYKMADIHVEEKHGSMLNYLMNMNPSFIGLSKLQHSILKLMTEGLSDKEIAAQKGISYSTVRNYRFKLHEHEKQSKLFLATMELLHKKEEAMKSENDATEFYDAHKTATMVDDRYDVTIEEKTKILSRYFDKSGAVKQFPSKEKAKIVVLREIAAKFLPGVHYSEIEINNALKEIYHDFPYIRRLLIEYGFFCRTDSGSEYWLKE from the coding sequence ATGAAAAAGTTGTTTGACAGAAAATCTCTGTGGCAGGCTGGACCCGAAGAATTAATGAGTGGATATTATGAAGATGATGATTCCGTTTACTGTTTAATTTGCAATGAGCATTATACCAAGGGTGAGATTTATTCCTATGATGGTCATTTTTATGATGCATATAAAATGGCTGACATCCATGTCGAAGAAAAACATGGGTCAATGCTGAATTATTTGATGAATATGAATCCTTCTTTTATAGGCTTATCAAAGCTGCAGCACTCTATATTAAAATTGATGACAGAGGGCTTATCCGATAAAGAAATAGCTGCGCAAAAAGGCATTTCTTATTCGACGGTACGGAATTACCGCTTTAAGCTTCATGAACATGAAAAGCAATCAAAACTGTTTTTAGCAACAATGGAACTGCTTCATAAAAAGGAGGAAGCTATGAAATCAGAAAATGATGCAACAGAGTTTTATGATGCTCATAAAACTGCAACAATGGTGGATGACCGGTATGATGTTACCATAGAAGAAAAGACAAAGATCTTGTCCAGATATTTTGATAAAAGCGGGGCGGTAAAGCAGTTTCCTTCAAAGGAAAAGGCTAAAATCGTGGTTCTACGTGAAATAGCAGCTAAGTTTTTACCAGGAGTCCATTACAGCGAAATTGAAATCAACAATGCTTTGAAAGAGATATATCATGATTTTCCATATATCAGACGGCTGTTAATCGAATACGGCTTCTTTTGCCGCACGGATTCCGGCTCTGAATATTGGCTCAAGGAGTAA
- a CDS encoding MFS transporter, producing MNKNTGKPFVKFLMLCSGSFVAAIGSGITSFGLGVYVFEQTGLASSSTLIILLAFLPGLLLTPFAGVLADKYDRRLLMILGDGLSALGLIYILICMMNGPALLWQIGIGVTISSVFSSLIEPAFKATITDLLTEEYSKASGLVQLSGSAKFLISPLIAGFLLQVSDIKLLLMIDICTIFLTVMVTFVVRRGLAAKASGYKESFFHEFRTGFTALTQNRGVFTLVLSGIGISFFLGCIQSLYTPMILGFTDSSVLGAATTISAMGMLVSSLILGMVPIKKGFTQMLFASLFFAGIFMAGYGFRENIILICIFGFLFFSMLPFANTSIDFLIRTNISNDVQGRVWGLIGIISQLGYVIAYSILGPLADYVFIPLLAEDGALANSMGKVIGVGSGRGIGLLIMIAGLLLSVTAILLYNIKSVRGLERGGELCTEK from the coding sequence ATGAATAAGAACACGGGAAAACCATTTGTAAAATTTCTCATGCTGTGCTCCGGCAGCTTTGTCGCCGCCATAGGCAGCGGCATTACATCTTTCGGGCTTGGCGTATATGTATTTGAGCAGACCGGGCTTGCGTCCTCCAGTACACTGATTATCTTGTTGGCTTTTTTACCGGGACTCCTGCTCACTCCGTTTGCAGGGGTGCTTGCGGATAAATACGACCGCAGGCTTTTAATGATACTCGGCGATGGGCTTTCTGCTTTGGGGCTTATCTATATCCTGATTTGTATGATGAATGGCCCAGCGCTGCTTTGGCAGATCGGAATAGGCGTTACCATCAGTTCGGTGTTTTCTTCACTCATAGAACCGGCGTTCAAAGCGACAATTACTGACCTGCTGACAGAAGAATACTCAAAAGCAAGCGGACTGGTACAATTATCCGGTTCCGCAAAGTTTTTGATCTCGCCGCTCATCGCGGGGTTCCTGTTACAGGTTTCAGATATAAAGCTTCTGCTTATGATAGACATTTGCACAATCTTTCTGACCGTAATGGTGACGTTTGTGGTACGAAGGGGGCTTGCTGCCAAAGCTTCCGGATATAAAGAATCTTTCTTCCACGAGTTTAGAACCGGATTTACTGCGCTCACCCAAAACCGGGGCGTGTTCACACTGGTTTTATCGGGAATCGGCATCTCTTTCTTTTTAGGCTGCATCCAGTCACTTTATACACCAATGATACTTGGATTTACCGACAGTTCGGTGCTGGGGGCTGCCACTACGATTTCTGCCATGGGTATGCTGGTAAGCAGCCTTATTCTTGGCATGGTTCCCATAAAAAAGGGCTTTACACAAATGCTTTTTGCCTCGCTCTTTTTTGCCGGTATCTTTATGGCAGGCTACGGGTTTAGAGAAAACATTATTTTAATCTGCATTTTTGGTTTTCTCTTTTTTTCAATGCTTCCATTTGCAAACACAAGCATTGATTTTCTGATCCGTACCAATATCAGCAACGATGTGCAAGGCAGGGTTTGGGGACTGATCGGTATTATCTCCCAGCTAGGCTATGTGATTGCTTACAGCATTTTAGGTCCGCTTGCCGACTATGTATTTATCCCTTTGCTGGCAGAGGATGGCGCGCTGGCAAATAGCATGGGAAAGGTAATCGGCGTGGGAAGCGGCAGAGGTATTGGATTATTGATTATGATAGCAGGTCTGCTGTTATCTGTAACGGCCATTCTTTTATACAATATTAAGTCCGTCAGGGGGCTGGAGCGGGGAGGTGAACTGTGTACAGAAAAATAA
- a CDS encoding fumarylacetoacetate hydrolase family protein has product MKLVTYEVDRRKDIGVVSKDEMWIFPLRAFGMEYKEMLEVIKGLSQSELDLLEHASGLDPYNSNVIGAAMMKEVRLLAPIRTPEQDIICLGLNYMEHAEESARFKKEDFDGKRPNAVYFSKRVNEAVDPYGEILSHSDMVDSLDYEAELGVIIGKDAKNVAPEQVKDHIFGYTIINDVSARNVQNAHKQWYFGKSLDGFTPMGPCILTAGSISYPPELGIQSKVNGELRQDSNTRLMIFNINHIVSELSKGMTLRAGTIISTGTPKGVGMGFEPPKFLVAGDEVECLIEGIGTIKNKVV; this is encoded by the coding sequence ATGAAATTAGTTACATACGAGGTTGACCGGAGAAAAGATATCGGGGTAGTGAGTAAGGACGAGATGTGGATCTTTCCTCTCAGGGCATTTGGTATGGAGTATAAGGAGATGCTGGAGGTTATCAAAGGACTTTCTCAGTCTGAGCTTGACCTGCTGGAACATGCCTCTGGCCTGGATCCTTACAACAGCAACGTCATCGGAGCTGCTATGATGAAAGAGGTCAGGCTGCTGGCGCCCATCCGGACACCGGAGCAGGACATCATCTGTTTGGGGCTTAATTACATGGAACATGCCGAGGAGTCTGCCCGCTTTAAAAAAGAGGATTTTGATGGGAAGCGCCCCAATGCTGTTTATTTTTCCAAGAGAGTGAATGAGGCGGTGGATCCTTACGGGGAGATTTTAAGCCACAGTGATATGGTGGACAGCCTGGATTATGAGGCAGAATTAGGCGTTATCATTGGAAAGGATGCAAAAAATGTGGCGCCGGAACAGGTAAAGGACCATATTTTCGGTTATACCATCATCAATGATGTCAGCGCCCGCAACGTGCAGAATGCCCATAAGCAGTGGTATTTTGGAAAGAGCCTTGACGGGTTTACCCCCATGGGCCCCTGTATTCTGACTGCAGGTTCCATATCCTATCCGCCGGAGCTTGGCATTCAGTCCAAGGTAAATGGAGAGCTGAGACAGGACAGCAATACCCGGCTCATGATATTTAATATAAACCATATAGTCAGCGAGCTGTCTAAGGGGATGACCCTTAGGGCAGGTACGATCATTTCCACCGGAACGCCTAAGGGTGTTGGAATGGGATTTGAACCGCCGAAGTTTTTAGTGGCAGGTGATGAAGTGGAATGCCTGATCGAGGGGATCGGGACCATAAAAAATAAGGTTGTGTAA
- a CDS encoding glycerophosphodiester phosphodiesterase — MKVFAHRGYSGRYPENTMLAFQKAAETGCDGIELDVQLTKDGTVVVIHDESIDRTTDGTGFVKDLTYEELKEFNADAVCGGIHGFVPVPTFEEYCIWAKDQELVTNIEIKTGVYYYEGLEEKTLELVRKYGLEKKVIFSSFNHTSIIRLKELAPEIPCGALLEQPGLGNAGYYCDRYHFECYHPGVKGLTKEAVDNCRKYGIQVNVWTVNDMSALEQVYEWGCDGVISNFPEICKRWVQSKER; from the coding sequence ATGAAGGTATTTGCACACAGGGGATACAGCGGAAGGTATCCGGAAAATACCATGCTGGCCTTTCAGAAGGCGGCAGAGACTGGCTGTGACGGGATCGAACTGGATGTACAGCTTACAAAGGATGGAACGGTGGTTGTGATCCACGACGAAAGCATTGACCGGACCACGGATGGAACCGGCTTTGTGAAGGATCTTACCTATGAGGAACTGAAAGAATTCAATGCAGATGCTGTCTGCGGAGGGATTCATGGATTTGTGCCTGTTCCGACCTTTGAAGAATACTGTATATGGGCAAAGGATCAGGAACTTGTTACAAATATCGAAATCAAGACAGGCGTATATTATTATGAAGGCCTGGAAGAGAAGACCCTGGAACTTGTACGTAAATACGGGCTCGAAAAAAAGGTCATCTTTTCTTCCTTTAACCATACTTCCATAATCCGCTTAAAGGAGCTTGCTCCTGAGATCCCATGTGGCGCGCTGCTTGAACAACCGGGCCTTGGAAATGCAGGATACTATTGCGACCGGTATCATTTTGAGTGCTACCACCCAGGAGTAAAGGGATTAACAAAAGAGGCTGTGGACAACTGCAGAAAATACGGAATTCAGGTGAATGTTTGGACGGTGAATGACATGTCCGCGTTGGAACAGGTCTATGAATGGGGCTGTGACGGTGTTATCAGCAACTTTCCGGAGATCTGCAAGAGGTGGGTCCAAAGCAAAGAACGATAG
- a CDS encoding NAD(P)/FAD-dependent oxidoreductase translates to MAEHDIVIIGGGPAGLAAAVAAKKAGITDILILEREACLGGILNQCIHNGFGLHTFKEELTGPEYAARYIEMAESEHIPYKLNTMVLDINKDKEVTVINREDGLAIIKAKAIILAMGCRERPRGALNIPGYRPAGIYSAGTAQRLMNIEGFSVGKEVVILGSGDIGLIMARRMTLEGAKVKVVAELMPYSGGLKRNIVQCLDDYGIPLKLSHTVISIEGKERLTGITLAKVDENRKPIPGTEEYYSCDTLLLSVGLIPENELSKGAGVKMNQVTFGPEVGDQLETSSPGIFACGNVLHVHDLVDYVSEEAALAGANAAAYVKADGEKETARAVELKAENGVRYTVPQKIDVENMKDKVTVRFRVADVYKDRFISIYYDDVRISHKKKKVLAPGEMEQIVLKKDSFKEYPELKRIVVCTEVE, encoded by the coding sequence ATGGCAGAGCATGATATAGTAATAATCGGAGGCGGTCCGGCTGGTCTTGCTGCGGCAGTAGCGGCGAAAAAGGCGGGCATTACGGATATATTAATCCTGGAAAGGGAAGCTTGCCTTGGCGGCATCTTAAACCAGTGCATTCATAACGGTTTTGGCCTGCACACCTTTAAAGAAGAATTAACAGGCCCGGAATATGCGGCCCGTTACATAGAGATGGCGGAGTCGGAACATATCCCGTATAAATTAAATACCATGGTTCTTGATATTAACAAAGATAAAGAAGTGACGGTCATTAACAGGGAAGATGGCCTGGCAATTATAAAGGCAAAAGCCATTATTCTGGCCATGGGATGCAGGGAGCGCCCCAGAGGTGCCCTTAACATACCGGGCTACCGTCCGGCAGGAATCTATTCCGCAGGCACTGCCCAGAGATTAATGAATATCGAAGGCTTCAGCGTGGGGAAAGAAGTGGTGATCTTAGGCTCCGGAGACATCGGCCTCATCATGGCAAGGCGTATGACTCTGGAAGGAGCTAAGGTGAAGGTGGTGGCAGAGCTTATGCCTTATTCCGGCGGCTTAAAGAGAAATATCGTCCAGTGCCTGGATGACTATGGAATTCCCTTAAAGCTCAGCCACACGGTAATAAGCATTGAAGGAAAGGAACGGTTGACAGGAATTACCCTTGCCAAAGTCGATGAAAACAGAAAGCCGATTCCAGGCACAGAGGAATATTATAGCTGTGATACCCTTCTTCTTTCCGTAGGCCTGATTCCGGAAAATGAGCTTTCCAAAGGGGCAGGCGTAAAGATGAACCAGGTGACGTTTGGTCCCGAGGTAGGTGACCAGCTGGAAACCAGCAGCCCGGGTATCTTTGCCTGTGGTAATGTGCTTCATGTTCATGATCTGGTTGACTATGTATCTGAGGAAGCCGCCTTAGCAGGAGCAAACGCTGCCGCCTATGTAAAAGCGGATGGAGAAAAAGAGACGGCTCGCGCAGTAGAACTGAAAGCTGAGAACGGAGTCCGCTATACGGTACCTCAGAAGATTGACGTAGAGAACATGAAAGATAAGGTTACAGTCCGTTTCCGTGTGGCAGATGTATATAAGGACCGGTTTATCAGTATTTATTATGATGATGTAAGGATTTCCCACAAAAAGAAAAAAGTCCTGGCTCCCGGTGAGATGGAGCAGATTGTATTAAAGAAAGACAGCTTTAAGGAATATCCGGAGCTTAAGAGAATTGTTGTCTGTACGGAGGTGGAATGA
- a CDS encoding ABC transporter ATP-binding protein gives MKKILSGKNMIKTYGIGREAPNVLNGVNIELLTGEFVAVMGPSGCGKSTLLFALSGTDTINSGSIQFDGEDLTRLNENALADIRRTKMGFVFQQPAMLKNLNILDNIILSSLLENRRNAAGIIKKAKTLLEKTGITGLEERDITEVSGGQLQRACICRALMNEPEILFADEPTGALNSKSSDEIMELFSNINKNGTAVFLVTHDAKVASRADRVLFMKDGAVKSELFLKKFNGRDMENRMNQVILRMRDFEI, from the coding sequence ATGAAGAAAATTTTAAGCGGAAAAAATATGATAAAAACTTATGGCATAGGACGGGAAGCGCCCAATGTACTCAATGGAGTAAATATAGAACTATTAACCGGAGAGTTTGTTGCAGTGATGGGGCCGTCCGGCTGCGGAAAGTCTACGCTGCTCTTTGCGTTAAGCGGTACAGATACCATCAACAGCGGTTCTATCCAATTTGACGGTGAGGACCTGACCCGGCTAAATGAAAACGCACTGGCAGATATTCGCAGAACAAAGATGGGATTTGTATTCCAGCAGCCTGCCATGCTGAAAAATCTGAATATTCTGGATAATATCATTCTTTCCAGCTTACTGGAAAACAGAAGAAATGCCGCCGGCATTATCAAAAAAGCGAAGACATTGTTAGAAAAAACCGGCATAACCGGGCTGGAAGAAAGAGATATTACCGAGGTTTCCGGCGGGCAGCTCCAACGCGCCTGTATCTGCCGCGCCCTTATGAACGAGCCGGAGATTTTATTTGCTGACGAACCTACCGGCGCACTTAACTCGAAATCGTCGGATGAAATTATGGAACTGTTTTCAAATATTAACAAAAATGGTACGGCTGTTTTTCTTGTGACCCATGACGCAAAAGTCGCATCCAGAGCTGACCGCGTATTATTTATGAAAGACGGTGCTGTTAAGTCCGAGCTTTTTTTGAAAAAGTTTAACGGACGTGACATGGAAAACCGAATGAATCAGGTTATTTTGCGGATGAGGGATTTTGAAATATAG
- a CDS encoding TetR/AcrR family transcriptional regulator has product MRIIKDADVRKNEILDAAADLFNSDGFDGTTISAIIEKAGIARGTIYYHFKSKEDILDALINRRNTEFLTAARQIAADKSIPVLERLVRTFIAMNGDKDGKSELTRQMHKPQNALMHQKTHQAMMEGIPPILMEIIEDGISEGLFNTPYPYESLEMVVAYINAVFDDYAEKLTGEELLGRVKAFIFNLERLFGAEPGRFDRVIELFQMDGGSAYE; this is encoded by the coding sequence ATGCGAATTATAAAAGACGCTGATGTGCGTAAGAATGAAATACTGGATGCTGCCGCAGACCTTTTTAACAGTGATGGCTTTGATGGAACGACCATCAGCGCCATTATAGAGAAAGCCGGAATTGCGCGGGGAACGATATACTATCATTTCAAATCAAAGGAAGATATTTTGGATGCACTTATTAATCGGCGCAATACGGAGTTTTTGACTGCAGCCAGGCAGATTGCTGCGGATAAAAGTATTCCTGTGTTGGAACGGCTGGTCAGAACTTTTATTGCCATGAATGGTGATAAAGATGGAAAATCAGAGCTTACCCGGCAGATGCACAAGCCGCAGAATGCTTTGATGCATCAGAAAACACATCAGGCAATGATGGAAGGCATCCCGCCTATTCTTATGGAAATTATTGAGGACGGTATCAGTGAGGGTTTATTCAACACCCCTTATCCCTATGAGAGCTTGGAAATGGTTGTGGCTTATATCAATGCGGTTTTTGATGATTACGCTGAGAAGCTTACAGGTGAAGAACTTTTGGGAAGGGTTAAGGCGTTTATATTTAATCTGGAAAGATTGTTTGGCGCAGAACCGGGAAGATTTGACAGGGTGATAGAACTATTTCAAATGGATGGAGGAAGCGCCTATGAATAA
- a CDS encoding DUF1667 domain-containing protein has protein sequence MEVRELICIRCPLGCPLTVSIEGDQVGVTGNSCGRGEEYGKKEVLSPTRVVTSSVRVLGGDLEMVPVKTKLDIPKDKIFACMEEIRKMEVSAPVSIGDVIIPDCAGTGVSIVATRNVEKL, from the coding sequence ATGGAGGTAAGAGAACTGATCTGTATCCGATGCCCTTTAGGCTGCCCGTTGACGGTGAGCATAGAAGGGGACCAGGTAGGAGTAACAGGGAATTCTTGCGGCCGCGGGGAGGAATACGGAAAAAAAGAGGTTTTAAGCCCTACCAGAGTGGTGACATCCTCGGTCCGCGTCCTGGGTGGTGACTTAGAAATGGTACCGGTTAAAACAAAGCTGGACATACCTAAGGACAAGATTTTTGCCTGCATGGAGGAAATCCGAAAGATGGAAGTTTCCGCACCTGTTTCCATTGGAGATGTGATCATTCCTGACTGTGCCGGAACCGGCGTTTCCATCGTTGCTACAAGGAATGTTGAAAAGTTGTAA